One window of the Populus nigra chromosome 4, ddPopNigr1.1, whole genome shotgun sequence genome contains the following:
- the LOC133691956 gene encoding zinc finger protein GAI-ASSOCIATED FACTOR 1-like translates to MSNITGDEGSFSSGNTGEEVQQLQGKQQQQARNHLHGSDSVAATNSNGSTSQQPVKKKRNLPGTPGKVNQKSELKLLINWSNSYESDPTAEVVALSPTTLMATNRFVCEICNKGFQRDQNLQLHRRGHNLPWKLRQRTTTEVRKKVYICPEPTCVHHNPARALGDLTGIKKHFSRKHGEKKWKCDKCSKKYAVQSDWKAHQKTCGTREYKCDCGTIFSRRDSFITHRAFCDALAEENNKVNQGVMANMGSNLQNQIPELMSSMPLSANTSTSIGIPDFNCFDPKNPLKSLPQELVPIPFKSMNMAGGMFSSSSGTLFGSPRSISSTSSLQLSSNGSSGLHYLQDNKNGCQISATAHMSATALLQKAAQMGATASNNINSPMMQKSFASSMAGPDQLSSIRSSTYGGIQQHNTSYDDLPPQASDQTSMAGMINGVGGFNNQPLQRGPQEMSQIFDTAGTGSSAMNDMAMFASMFMSNDQNPGFIKNMEQEDSGNSGLMHGRNALMERNPTGPSRFAGTPIEGGDMMTRDFMGIGGARPTNFQDQQQQQHQPRLEMEAMSQQQRMQMMNPYHQQQQSSLREPAMEKPSSIWDV, encoded by the exons ATGTCAAATATCACAGGTGATGAAGGGAGCTTCTCTTCAGGAAATACTGGAGAAGAAGTCCAACAGCTCCAaggaaagcagcagcagcaggcaCGAAACCACTTACATGGCTCGGACTCGGTGGCTGCAACAAACAGCAATGGGTCTACCTCCCAACAGCCggttaagaagaaaagaaatcttCCAGGAACTCCAGGCAAAGTCAACC AGAAATCTGaattaaaattactaattaactGGTCTAACTCTTATGAATCAGATCCCACTGCTGAAGTCGTGGCTTTATCACCAACGACACTTATGGCAACAAACCGTTTTGTGTGTGAGATATGCAACAAAGGGTTCCAAAGGGACCAAAACCTGCAATTGCATAGGAGAGGCCATAATCTGCCATGGAAGCTCAGGCAAAGAACTACCACTGAGGTGAGGAAAAAGGTCTACATATGCCCTGAGCCAACATGTGTTCACCACAACCCGGCTCGTGCATTAGGAGATCTAACTGGCATTAAGAAGCATTTTAGCCGAAAACATGGCGAGAAGAAATGGAAATGTGACAAGTGCTCGAAGAAATATGCAGTACAATCTGATTGGAAAGCTCATCAAAAGACTTGTGGTACGAGGGAATACAAATGTGATTGTGGAACCATCTTTTCAag AAGAGATAGCTTCATCACCCACAGAGCTTTCTGTGATGCATTAGCagaagaaaacaacaaagtAAACCAAGGAGTAATGGCCAACATGGGGTCAAACTTGCAAAACCAAATTCCAGAGCTCATGTCTTCGATGCCCTTAAGCGCCAACACCAGCACATCTATTGGAATTCCAGACTTCAACTGCTTCGACCCTAAGAACCCTCTCAAATCTCTCCCTCAAGAACTCGTTCCAATTCCATTCAAGTCCATGAACATGGCAGGAGGCATGTTTTCGAGCAGCTCGGGCACTCTCTTTGGCAGTCCAAGAAGCATTTCCTCAACTTCCAGCCTCCAACTCAGTTCCAATGGCTCATCCGGCTTACATTATCTTCAAGATAACAAAAACGGATGCCAAATTTCGGCCACTGCTCACATGTCAGCAACAGCCTTGTTGCAAAAAGCAGCACAAATGGGTGCCACCGCTAGCAATAATATTAACTCCCCCATGATGCAAAAGAGCTTTGCCAGCAGCATGGCAGGTCCTGACCAGCTTTCTTCTATAAGATCATCAACTTATGGTGGAATTCAGCAGCATAACACCTCCTATGATGACCTCCCGCCACAGGCTTCGGATCAAACTAGCATGGCTGGAATGATCAATGGCGTTGGAGGATTTAATAACCAGCCCTTGCAAAGAGGGCCACAAGAAATGTCGCAGATTTTTGACACAGCTGGTACAGGTAGCTCAGCAATGAACGATATGGCAATGTTTGCAAGTATGTTCATGAGTAACGACCAAAATCCAGGgttcataaaaaatatggaaCAGGAGGATAGTGGCAATTCTGGATTGATGCACGGAAGGAATGCATTAATGGAGCGGAATCCAACAGGACCTTCAAGGTTTGCTGGTACGCCTATTGAAGGTGGTGACATGATGACTCGTGACTTCATGGGGATTGGAGGAGCAAGGCCAACAAATTTTCAGgatcaacagcagcagcagcaccaacCGAGATTGGAAATGGAAGCAATGAGCCAGCAGCAAAGAATGCAAATGATGAATCCctatcatcaacaacaacagtCCTCACTTAGGGAACCAGCTATGGAAAAACCTTCTTCTATATGGGATGTTTGA